Within Massilia litorea, the genomic segment TGAATAGTCGCATCCATGCGTCCTTGGAAAACAATAGCGGTTGGCTTGCCGCACGTCCGCTTCCAGCCGATTACGGACCTGCTGTAGCGTCTGCTTACGCCCCAAAGCCGTCGGTCGTCTTATCGGAAGTGCATGCTTAACGTGAAGGTCGCCGGTGGAGCGCTGCATGCGCGGAGTCAACGTGAACCGTAAGGTTAGGTGCTACCGAAGCTGAGATTCATTTTTCATTATTGTTTGCATGGCTTGAAAGGATCACGTTGTCCCATGTAAAGCGGGGTGGTACAGGCGAGGGTAAAGTTTGACGTTCCGGAATTTCTCGATGCCACCACAATCGCATAGATAGTCTTCGTTCCGTAAACACCAATATCGTAAGTAACCGAGCCATTTCTCGCTGTTGTGTAAGAAACCAAGTCGACCTTTCCATTTCCACCGACCTCCTGCATCACTGTCTCGTTTTGCTTAACAAAATCCAGGGCTCGCCTCTTTTCATCCTCAGCATTGATTTTGTTTTGATTCCCAGCGATGAGACTCAACGATCCCGCGACAAAGGCAACTATTGAAAGTACTGCGACCTTGCTACTTTTCTGACTTTCAGTTTTCTGGTCATTATCATTTAGATTGCCAGGAAACATTGTTGCGTACAAAAATGCAAACACATAGACAACTAAAGACCAAAACAAGACAACGAAAAATACCGCGCCTTCGGATGCGATGCCAAGCAATTTGGCGGTATTGCCAAGAATGGCTGCGCTTAGATGAGTAACGCCGGGCGCAGTTCCATCGCCACCCACCATGAGAATGGTGGAGAAAAGGAAAAGAAAGAATATGGGCGCAAAGATAACTGCGCACTTACCCGCGGCAGCAAACGCTTTTAAAGTACGTAACAGCATAGAGACTCAATCAGTTTTATAATTGCATTATGAAATTATCGTAGTCTATGCAGTGAGCATGTTTATGTCTCCAGGCAAGATGGGATATCCGGTTTGATCTACCTTCTGGCGGATTGCAGACCTATTGTAGCGTTAGCTAACGACCCAAAGCGGACGTCCCGATAGCGACCGATTGATGCGATTTCGAAATCGAGACTGCTGGACAGGCGTTCAAGACGTCCCAACTCATAGTCAATGCCAGCCGTGACCGTTCTTGGCCGATACCAGACGGTTGGTATGGCTTAGTGTACGAGCTAGTTGCTGCCATGACAATCCGCAGTGCCCGGTAGCTCTTAGTTGTTGTGGCACTTTATCGGTTCGTGGCGGACTTTATTAACGTTCCACGGACTTGGACGTTGCCGATGCGCTGACGCCATTTGCAATGCGACACGGTCGTCCTGCAATCGTCAAACGAGGACGCACTGGGGCTCAGATGGCGATAAAGTAGCGCCGCCTCCTGAATGTCTGGCCAGCTCACGCCCTCGCCCGGATTTGCGTCGAAAATCATTCCGTCCGGCTCGCCATACCTGGTGCCGAAGGCATTTTGCGTGTGGTACTCGATCACGTTCCATTGCGCCGTAGCGATTAGCCCTTCTTTAGTCCGATCAACAGCATCGGAGGGTGGCCGGGAGGAATTTCGGTGGCATACCACGGGATCCCCTTGAGCTTGGCTGATTCGGCGTGCTTTTGGAATAATAATAGCTCGCCATCGACGCCTGCAGGCTTGCGCAGTAGACGGCACGGCCGCCTGGGCCGTATCGGCTGGTGTGCCGGACTATTTTTTGTCTGATTTCTGAGCTTGCGGTACTGCCTGGCTCTGCATGTTGCCTTGTGATGAGGCACGTTTGGCCCGGCTTTCAGAATGCATGCTCGTGCCGGCGACTTCAGAGCAAGTCTCAGCACCTCCATTGCCGCGCGTAGCTTTGCCGCCTTGCGCGCTATCCTGCTGGAGCGGACAGCGGAAACTCTTCAGTACTTCTTCTTTCTATTGCACGTCACGACCGGCTGCTTCCACCGAAACACGTGCTACCTCGTCCGCCAGTGCCTGGGCCGTATGGGACGTTTCCCGCCCGTGCAGCCGGATAACCCGTGCCAGGTCCACCTGCGACCCTGCTGCGATACTGGAAATTTTCCGCTGATAGGCGCGCATATGTTCTGACGACGGTTGCGTGTCGCGCAGGACGGTGCCAGCCACGCCGTTGGCTTGCCCGCTTGTCAGCATGCGCCGGCCGGCGCTAAGGGTTTCCTCAATCACATTCTGACTGAGCCTCAGATTCGCCTGGCATACGCTTTGAAATGAACCCGACAGCGACTGCGACAGATAGTTGAAGAATGCGAGCTGCGAGTCCAGGTGCAAGCGCAGGGCTGGGTTAAGGGATTGGTTAAATGAAAACATGAGGTACCCTTTCAGTGTTGAGTCGCACAAAATGCGCTCACTTGAAGAATAACTTGGTGGATGCCTGGCGCGCCAGGAAGGAGGCAGCGACTCGCTGCTCGGATACAGGATCTCGAAGGATCGTGCGAACAAGTCCACTATGCGCTTGTTGAAGGGCGCATCGGACAAAATAAGAAAACTATTTACGCGCAGTGGTTTTCAGCAAGTACTGCGAAATGTTGCTGCCATCGCTTGCACGCCTTATCCATAGGAATCCTTGTCCCACGATCCCCCATTTTTTTTCCTCGACGAATAACCGGCGCGAGCTTCCAACGGCGTGCTTGCCGCTACGTCGCGCCTGTACGTAGAACGCACGCAGTGCGGCAGACATCTGCTCTTGGCGCGCGATAGGGTCATGGCGCCGACAGGATCAGAGACTGTCTTGAATGGCAAGCCCTTTCGACTGGTAATGGCCGCTGCTTACAGGTGGCATAGTCGCCGCACCGTACTGACACGCTGTCGGGAAGTTCGATGTGAAGAGCCAGACTCGACCCTCGGCCTGCCGGCCAGTCTTCAGCGCTTTTCCTTGTTGATCTGCTGCAGCAGCTTGAAAGCCTCGCGCTCGATCGCCGGTTCCGCCCCCGCCAGTTCCTTGCTCGCCTGGACATACGCAGCGCGCTTGCGCTCCTTCTTCTCTTCCGGCGGGACGGCCGCGGTCATGCCCGGCATGCTGAGCTGCACGCCGCTGTTGTACTTTTTGTGGATGACCTGCTTGCCGTAGGGCGTGTTATAGAAGCGGGTCATCTCTGCGGCGGTGTCGGCGGAAATGACGGGCGCCAGCGCCGGCGCCAGGCGCTGGTAGACCTCGGCCGGCGGCGTCTTGTCGAGCTTGGCGAACACGGCCTGGCGCTGGGCGTCGCTGGCGTAGCGGCTGCGGCCGGCGACGCCGCGCAATACATTTTCAACGTGCATCGCGCCGAGCAGGTCCTGCACGGCTTTCACGTGTGCGGGACCGGCGGCCGCGGCCGCGGCTGCGGGCGCCGGGACTGCGGCAAAGGCGGGGGCGGCGACGGCCAGGGACAGGGCGAATGCGGCGTGGACTGCAAACTTCATGGGTTTCCTTTCAAGCGTGGATGGTGGCAAGTTGCGCCGATTCCACATCCTACCCTAGACCAGGTCGGCAAAGCCCACGCGATCCGTGGTCGCCGCGCGCGCATCCTCGACGCCGATCTTGTGGCTCGACAGCAGGCGCTCGAGCGAGCTGTTCATCGTGTGGCAGCCGGGATCGCGCCCGCTGTTCATGTGCTCGCGCAGGGCGCCGAGGTCGCCCTCCTCGATCAGGCGCGCCACCGTGGCGCTCGGGGTCAGGCATTCGGTCGCCAGGTGGTAGCGGTTGCCCTCGACGGACGGCAGCAGCGCCTGGCACAGTACGCCGCGCAGGGCGTGCGCCAGCGCCTGGGCCTGGGCGTCCGAATTGCCGAGCAGGCGCAGCATCTTCTGCAGGCCCATCTCGGTCGAGCGCGCATGCAGGGTCGCCAGCACCAGCGGGCCGGATTCCGCCAGGGCCAGGGCTTCCTGCGCCGTCTGGGCGTCGCGGATCTCGCCGATCATGATCACGTCCGGGCGCTCGCGCAGGGCGTCGAGCGCGCCCAGGTAGTAGCTTTCGACGTCGCCGTCGATGCCGACTTCGCGCTGGGTGATGATCGATTTACGTTGCGGAATCAGGGTTTCGACCGGGTCCTCGATGGTGATGATGTGGCCCGAGCGGCGCTTGTTGATTTCGTCGAGCATCGACGCGATCGTGGTCGACTTGCCCTGGCAGGTGTCGCCGATGATCAACACCAGGCCACTGGTGGCGCGCGCGAATTCCTGGGCGTCGGCGTCGAGACCGAGTTCGCTGAGGGGCATCGGTTCCTTCGGGAAGCGGCGGATCACGCAGCCCAGGCGCTTCTTGCCCTGGAAAGTAAAACAGTTGGCGCGGATGCGCGCCGTATGCAGGTCGATCGAGCGGTCGAAGGCGCGGTCGGCGATGCGCTCGGCCCAGTTCGGCTCGATGACTTCAAAAAATTCCTCCAGCTCCTCGCGCGTGATCGGCGAATCCGTGACCGCCACCAGGCCTTTCGGCTGGCGCAGCATCAGCGGGCTGTTCTGGTGGATGATGATGTCGGAAAACACCAGGCGCGAGTTCAGCAGGTGCAGGATCTGCTCGACCAGGGTGCCGAAGACCGGGTGGTCTTCGTTTTCGACATACGACAGCGTAGGGATTTGCGAGGACTGGTGGAATTCCATCTGGCGTGGTTTCTCTGATATTGGAAGTGTCGTTCAGACAATGCCGATCATTATAGAACCATGCTCGTCAGAAATTGCAGCTGCAATCGAGAAATTATTTACCGTCCCAAAGCAGCAACAATCCGGTCGCCGAACAAGGT encodes:
- the ligD gene encoding non-homologous end-joining DNA ligase LigD; protein product: MPSTAQACRRRWRAIIIPKARRISQAQGDPVVCHRNSSRPPSDAVDRTKEGLIATAQWNVIEYHTQNAFGTRYGEPDGMIFDANPGEGVSWPDIQEAALLYRHLSPSASSFDDCRTTVSHCKWRQRIGNVQVRGTLIKSATNR
- a CDS encoding phasin family protein, producing MFSFNQSLNPALRLHLDSQLAFFNYLSQSLSGSFQSVCQANLRLSQNVIEETLSAGRRMLTSGQANGVAGTVLRDTQPSSEHMRAYQRKISSIAAGSQVDLARVIRLHGRETSHTAQALADEVARVSVEAAGRDVQ
- a CDS encoding type IV pilus twitching motility protein PilT; translated protein: MEFHQSSQIPTLSYVENEDHPVFGTLVEQILHLLNSRLVFSDIIIHQNSPLMLRQPKGLVAVTDSPITREELEEFFEVIEPNWAERIADRAFDRSIDLHTARIRANCFTFQGKKRLGCVIRRFPKEPMPLSELGLDADAQEFARATSGLVLIIGDTCQGKSTTIASMLDEINKRRSGHIITIEDPVETLIPQRKSIITQREVGIDGDVESYYLGALDALRERPDVIMIGEIRDAQTAQEALALAESGPLVLATLHARSTEMGLQKMLRLLGNSDAQAQALAHALRGVLCQALLPSVEGNRYHLATECLTPSATVARLIEEGDLGALREHMNSGRDPGCHTMNSSLERLLSSHKIGVEDARAATTDRVGFADLV